A single region of the Photobacterium sanguinicancri genome encodes:
- a CDS encoding response regulator transcription factor: MNQTLLLVEDDHNLADGLLEGLKEAGYECLYADCATKVADLWDKADLVVLDRQLPEGDSLTYLDGWLAIKQVPVILLTAMVSVTDKVMGLDSGAKDYLTKPFAEEELLARIRVHLRNGDKTVSAANIIKVGDISIDLDSRTVTHNEESITLTRTEFELLVFLAKHAGRVFTRDELLDQVWGYNHYPTTRTVDTHILQLRQKLVGIEIETLRGVGYRMKAAD, encoded by the coding sequence GTGAATCAAACTCTGCTACTGGTTGAAGATGACCACAACCTTGCTGATGGTTTGCTCGAAGGATTAAAAGAAGCAGGCTACGAGTGTTTATATGCCGATTGTGCCACTAAGGTCGCGGATTTATGGGATAAAGCGGATTTAGTTGTACTAGATAGACAGCTCCCAGAAGGCGACTCGTTAACCTATCTTGATGGTTGGCTAGCAATCAAACAAGTGCCTGTTATTTTGCTAACAGCAATGGTGTCGGTAACCGATAAAGTTATGGGCTTGGATTCAGGTGCTAAAGACTACCTTACCAAACCGTTTGCTGAAGAAGAATTGTTAGCGCGTATTCGAGTGCATCTGCGTAATGGTGATAAAACCGTGTCTGCGGCTAATATTATCAAAGTGGGTGATATTTCAATTGATTTAGATAGCCGTACTGTTACCCATAATGAAGAAAGCATAACGCTAACAAGAACTGAATTTGAGTTGCTTGTTTTCTTGGCTAAGCATGCAGGGCGTGTGTTTACCCGTGATGAATTGTTGGATCAGGTATGGGGATACAACCATTACCCAACAACCCGTACTGTAGATACGCATATTCTTCAACTTCGCCAAAAATTGGTTGGTA